The following coding sequences lie in one Treponema socranskii subsp. buccale genomic window:
- a CDS encoding MmcQ/YjbR family DNA-binding protein: MTIEEEIFARSIPDFAKLVKFGFVKKGSKYSFSGKFLNGDFTADVVVTSGGDVSASVFDVQAGERYLPLRAKSRQSAFVNEVRESYRAFLREIKNACFVPQLFLTDQANRIAREAEKLFGDKIDFPFSTAPDYGVFRNPENRKWYGIIMNIPKSKIEKQGRAASLSADDAIVEVINVKIDPEKSIELKKRRGFYDAYHMSKKNWITIALDGSVSDSLIVDLLKKSRALVSPRPCRARS; the protein is encoded by the coding sequence ATGACGATCGAAGAAGAAATCTTTGCGCGCTCGATTCCCGATTTTGCAAAACTTGTGAAATTCGGTTTTGTTAAAAAAGGCTCGAAGTATTCGTTTTCCGGAAAATTTTTGAACGGCGATTTTACGGCCGACGTCGTTGTCACAAGCGGCGGAGATGTCAGCGCTTCGGTGTTCGATGTACAGGCGGGCGAACGCTATCTTCCGCTCAGGGCGAAAAGCCGGCAAAGCGCGTTCGTAAACGAAGTGCGTGAAAGTTACCGAGCGTTTTTGCGGGAAATTAAAAACGCGTGCTTTGTGCCGCAGCTGTTTTTGACGGATCAGGCGAACCGGATCGCGCGCGAAGCGGAAAAACTTTTCGGCGATAAAATCGATTTTCCGTTTTCGACCGCTCCCGACTACGGCGTATTCAGAAATCCCGAAAACCGCAAGTGGTACGGAATCATTATGAATATACCGAAAAGCAAAATCGAAAAGCAGGGGCGCGCTGCCTCTCTTTCGGCGGACGATGCGATCGTCGAAGTCATCAACGTAAAAATCGATCCTGAAAAAAGTATCGAGCTGAAAAAGCGGCGCGGTTTTTACGATGCGTATCACATGAGCAAAAAAAATTGGATAACGATTGCGCTCGACGGCAGCGTTTCCGACAGCCTTATCGTCGATTTATTAAAAAAAAGCCGTGCGCTCGTATCGCCCCGCCCTTGTCGTGCGCGCTCATAA
- a CDS encoding NAD(P)/FAD-dependent oxidoreductase, with amino-acid sequence MERYDIAIIGTGPAGLSAALTVKIRNKNFVLLGSKRLSEKIEKAHAVQNYLGLPNITGSDMQKAFYAHLDAMGIEVTEARVQAVYPMGTYFGLQTSIGMLEAEALVLATGVVAAKPYPGEERFLGKGVSYCATCDAPLYKNKTVAVIAFGANEESEANFLAGLAAKAYYIPMYKGDVHVSDKIEIVREVPKSIEGDTSVQALVTDAGKIRTDGVFILREAISPSRLVSGIEVDNNHVRVNRRMETSVAGCFACGDLVGPPYQYSKSAGEGTIAALSTVSYLDAKKRGA; translated from the coding sequence ATGGAACGATACGACATCGCAATAATCGGGACGGGGCCGGCAGGCTTGTCAGCTGCGCTCACCGTAAAAATCCGCAATAAAAATTTCGTGCTTTTGGGCAGCAAGCGTTTAAGCGAAAAAATCGAAAAAGCGCATGCGGTGCAAAATTATCTCGGTTTGCCGAATATTACCGGAAGCGATATGCAAAAGGCGTTTTATGCGCACCTCGATGCGATGGGGATCGAGGTCACGGAAGCGCGCGTGCAGGCGGTATATCCGATGGGCACTTATTTCGGCTTACAGACGTCGATCGGCATGCTCGAAGCGGAAGCCCTTGTTTTGGCGACGGGCGTCGTCGCGGCAAAGCCGTATCCGGGAGAGGAGCGCTTTCTCGGCAAAGGCGTAAGCTACTGTGCCACTTGCGACGCGCCGCTGTATAAAAATAAAACAGTTGCCGTCATCGCGTTCGGCGCGAATGAAGAGAGCGAAGCGAATTTCCTCGCGGGTCTTGCGGCGAAAGCGTATTATATTCCGATGTACAAAGGAGATGTGCACGTGTCGGATAAAATCGAAATCGTGCGCGAAGTGCCGAAATCGATCGAAGGCGATACTTCCGTGCAAGCGTTGGTAACCGACGCGGGAAAGATCCGCACGGACGGCGTCTTTATTTTGCGCGAAGCGATTTCTCCGAGCCGGCTCGTATCGGGCATCGAAGTCGACAACAACCACGTGCGCGTAAACCGCCGCATGGAAACGAGCGTCGCCGGCTGCTTTGCGTGCGGCGATCTCGTCGGTCCGCCGTATCAGTACAGCAAGTCGGCGGGCGAGGGGACGATCGCCGCCCTTTCTACGGTAAGCTATCTCGATGCGAAAAAACGGGGCGCGTAA
- a CDS encoding radical SAM protein, translating into MNISATLKKFGLEKTFDYLYKEPEKNLRTLLNWGDKMVGKMFSTQLAQVREAVENPNHPFYSYIRHLIHDVDPDVLKAIVVNFFIHQNMIGWSKQENLRKKYRCNIPWAVLLDPTSVCNLRCTGCWAAEYGNRLNLTFDEIDDIIRQGKELGIYMYIYTGGEPLVRKNDIIRLCEKHDDCTFLCFTNGTLIDEDFANEMLRVKNFVPAISLEGMQEATDSRRGSGVFDQVIRAMDILNKKKLVYGVSSCYTSANYDSITSEEYYDMLIEKGACFIWYFHYMPVGNDAVPELLLSPDQRETVYRRIREYRTRKPLFAIDFQNDAEFIGGCIAGGRRYLHINANGDIDPCVFIHYSDSNIRKKSLLEALQSPLMMAYHDGQPFNDNMLRPCPMLENPQSLRDIIKRTGAKSTDLQSLESADHLCAKCDHYAACWQEKAEVLWEERLEQRKHAQHEEFSK; encoded by the coding sequence ATGAACATTTCCGCTACACTAAAGAAATTCGGGTTAGAAAAGACGTTCGACTATCTGTATAAGGAGCCAGAGAAAAACCTGCGCACCCTGCTGAACTGGGGCGACAAGATGGTGGGTAAGATGTTTTCTACGCAGCTTGCCCAAGTGCGGGAAGCGGTTGAAAACCCCAATCATCCTTTCTACAGCTATATCCGTCATCTGATTCACGATGTAGACCCTGACGTTCTCAAGGCAATCGTCGTCAACTTTTTTATCCATCAAAACATGATCGGATGGTCTAAACAGGAAAACTTGAGAAAGAAGTACCGCTGCAATATCCCATGGGCAGTTCTCTTAGATCCGACATCCGTTTGCAACCTGCGCTGTACTGGCTGCTGGGCTGCGGAGTACGGCAACCGTCTGAACCTGACGTTTGATGAGATTGACGACATCATCCGTCAGGGGAAAGAACTGGGCATATACATGTACATCTACACCGGTGGCGAACCGCTGGTACGGAAAAATGACATCATCCGCCTATGTGAGAAACACGACGACTGTACTTTCCTTTGCTTCACCAATGGCACATTGATTGATGAGGACTTCGCAAACGAGATGCTTCGCGTTAAAAACTTCGTGCCGGCCATTTCGCTGGAAGGTATGCAGGAAGCGACGGACAGCCGACGCGGGTCGGGCGTGTTTGATCAGGTGATTCGCGCTATGGATATCCTGAATAAGAAAAAACTGGTTTACGGCGTTTCTTCCTGTTATACCAGCGCCAACTATGATTCTATCACGTCGGAGGAATACTACGATATGCTGATTGAGAAAGGCGCCTGTTTTATCTGGTATTTCCACTATATGCCAGTAGGCAACGACGCAGTGCCAGAATTGCTGCTTTCCCCTGATCAGCGTGAAACGGTATATCGGCGCATCCGGGAATACCGCACCCGTAAACCACTGTTCGCCATAGATTTTCAAAACGATGCCGAGTTTATCGGCGGCTGTATCGCTGGCGGCAGGCGGTATCTGCACATCAACGCCAATGGCGATATCGACCCATGCGTGTTCATCCATTATTCAGACAGTAATATTCGAAAAAAGTCCTTACTTGAAGCCCTTCAGTCGCCGTTGATGATGGCCTATCATGATGGCCAGCCCTTTAATGACAATATGCTCCGACCCTGTCCCATGCTGGAGAATCCGCAGAGCCTTCGGGATATCATAAAAAGAACCGGTGCAAAATCCACCGATCTTCAATCGCTGGAATCCGCCGACCACCTGTGTGCCAAGTGCGACCATTACGCTGCATGTTGGCAGGAAAAAGCAGAGGTACTGTGGGAAGAACGGCTTGAACAGCGCAAGCATGCACAGCACGAGGAGTTTTCAAAATGA
- the lptC gene encoding LPS export ABC transporter periplasmic protein LptC encodes MKSIFFAAAVLCSLPFIAAGCSLKYSEGQKNVDAEVPEFVFENTDFSRWEKNQKMLSMRAQTLEQYKSGGTYADSVSFTAYADDGSAETEGSCALIAFDPKQKMYSLYDGIELTNAPRNVTIAADELRWDGNTEQLTSRRTDTITMKKNGTIIRGSGFSASGVSNRFVFTGAVSGTVETDENAEEGGNAQNRP; translated from the coding sequence ATGAAGTCGATTTTTTTCGCCGCGGCGGTTTTATGTTCTTTGCCGTTTATCGCGGCCGGGTGCTCTTTGAAATATTCCGAGGGTCAAAAAAACGTCGATGCGGAAGTTCCGGAATTCGTTTTTGAAAATACCGATTTTTCGCGCTGGGAAAAAAATCAAAAGATGCTTTCGATGCGCGCACAAACGCTCGAACAATATAAAAGCGGCGGTACTTATGCGGATTCGGTTTCGTTTACCGCTTACGCGGACGACGGCAGCGCGGAAACCGAAGGCTCATGCGCTCTTATCGCATTCGATCCGAAACAAAAGATGTATTCGCTTTATGACGGAATCGAGCTTACGAATGCGCCGAGAAACGTAACGATCGCTGCGGACGAACTGCGCTGGGACGGAAATACCGAACAGCTTACGAGCCGCCGCACCGATACGATTACGATGAAAAAAAACGGCACGATTATCCGAGGTTCGGGATTTTCGGCAAGCGGAGTAAGCAACCGTTTCGTATTTACCGGCGCCGTATCGGGAACGGTTGAAACCGATGAAAACGCGGAGGAAGGCGGCAATGCGCAAAATCGTCCGTAA
- a CDS encoding CTP synthase, which translates to MSKYILVTSGVCSSLGKGVASASLGSLLECSGLSISMIKCDPYINLDAGNISPFQHGEVYVTEDGAETDLDLGNFARFTSVNVAEHNCITIGKIYNQVIQNERAGRYNGRTVQVIPHITDEIKRNILAVGERSNADVVIVEIGGTVGDIESIPYLEAARQLIHELGKNEVCAIHITLVPAIIGGELKTKPTQHSVKQLQEAGIQPDILLCRTANELDMPIRKKIALFCNVAPDAVFSSIDVQKSVYELPVIFHKEGFDARVLKKFALTAERCNIRPWTAFLEKLNACGPAVCIAVVGKKDYLDDCYKSVRESLFHAAVTQYGAELKLRKIDAETLESCKNEKEVRAAFKDVDGIVVPANYGQRGFLGLLVAVKYARENDIPYLGIDLGMQLMAIETGRSLCGWADADSTEFIQNSAHAIISLPEEQTGLSAAGTMKLGAGTVRIIKDTKLAGIYKKLTITERHRNKYTFDKKYTADMTEHGLITSAVSEPDNCTEAFEWKDHAWGIGVQYHPEFVSRPMKPHPLFVSFIGAALGKKR; encoded by the coding sequence ATGAGCAAATATATACTCGTGACCAGCGGCGTATGTTCCAGTCTCGGTAAAGGGGTTGCGTCCGCATCTCTCGGAAGTCTTCTCGAATGCAGCGGACTTTCGATTTCGATGATAAAATGCGATCCGTACATCAACCTCGACGCGGGAAACATCAGTCCGTTTCAGCACGGCGAAGTATATGTTACCGAAGACGGCGCGGAAACCGATTTGGATTTGGGCAACTTTGCGCGCTTTACGAGCGTCAATGTCGCCGAACACAACTGCATTACGATCGGAAAAATTTACAACCAAGTGATTCAAAACGAACGCGCCGGCAGATACAACGGACGCACGGTGCAGGTCATCCCGCATATTACCGACGAAATAAAGCGCAATATTCTTGCCGTCGGCGAGCGTTCGAATGCGGACGTCGTTATCGTCGAAATCGGCGGCACCGTCGGAGATATCGAATCGATTCCGTACCTCGAAGCCGCCCGGCAGCTCATCCACGAACTCGGCAAAAATGAAGTGTGCGCGATTCACATAACGCTCGTGCCTGCGATCATCGGCGGCGAATTGAAAACGAAGCCGACGCAGCATTCGGTGAAACAGCTGCAAGAGGCGGGAATCCAGCCGGATATTCTTTTGTGCCGTACTGCAAACGAACTCGATATGCCGATCAGAAAAAAAATCGCGTTGTTCTGCAATGTCGCTCCCGACGCGGTTTTTTCTTCGATCGATGTGCAAAAATCGGTATATGAGCTTCCGGTTATTTTTCATAAAGAAGGTTTCGACGCGCGGGTGCTCAAAAAATTCGCGCTTACCGCCGAGCGCTGCAATATCCGCCCGTGGACGGCATTCCTTGAAAAGCTCAATGCCTGCGGTCCCGCCGTGTGCATCGCGGTCGTCGGCAAAAAAGATTACCTTGACGATTGCTATAAATCAGTGCGCGAATCCCTGTTTCACGCGGCTGTGACGCAGTACGGCGCGGAGCTGAAACTCCGCAAAATCGACGCGGAAACACTCGAAAGCTGCAAAAACGAAAAAGAGGTGCGAGCTGCGTTCAAAGATGTCGACGGCATCGTCGTACCCGCGAATTACGGGCAGCGCGGATTTCTCGGTCTTCTCGTCGCGGTAAAATATGCGCGCGAAAACGATATACCCTACCTGGGTATCGATTTGGGTATGCAGCTCATGGCGATCGAGACGGGACGTTCTCTGTGCGGCTGGGCGGATGCGGACAGCACGGAATTTATACAAAACAGCGCCCATGCGATTATCAGTTTGCCGGAAGAGCAGACGGGGCTTTCCGCCGCCGGTACGATGAAGCTCGGCGCGGGAACCGTCCGCATTATTAAAGATACGAAGCTTGCCGGTATCTACAAAAAGCTCACGATAACCGAACGGCATCGCAATAAATATACTTTCGATAAAAAATACACCGCCGATATGACCGAACACGGTCTCATCACGTCGGCCGTCTCCGAACCGGATAATTGCACGGAAGCCTTCGAGTGGAAGGATCACGCGTGGGGTATCGGCGTGCAGTATCATCCCGAATTCGTTTCGCGTCCGATGAAACCGCATCCCCTTTTCGTCTCGTTTATCGGAGCGGCGCTCGGTAAAAAACGATGA
- a CDS encoding LptA/OstA family protein, whose protein sequence is MRKIVRNGQIIFLLILYGIASMLPVWAERITFSANSMTGTAGNTSDTTTLSGSAYVLTSSMEIAADSITMSGKNFRYIEAEGNITGKNIETKMEFTCASLSYDRRTKIATLKDNVHLADTENGVSVEAQLIEYNQNTDIARIQIGITIKQKDNVCSCAYAVYRKKNKMLEMSGNARITQGEDTFRAQQITLNLDTQEITLDGRVKGSVVDDKSAEQDKDTKKDSAAGIDTSDKDDAPSSDGMPSGKEGGADRSGDAESGANASPGKRRTDG, encoded by the coding sequence ATGCGCAAAATCGTCCGTAACGGACAGATAATCTTTTTATTAATTTTATACGGTATCGCTTCGATGCTTCCGGTATGGGCCGAACGCATTACGTTTTCCGCGAACAGTATGACCGGTACCGCAGGCAATACGTCCGATACGACAACGCTTTCCGGGAGCGCATACGTTCTTACATCGTCTATGGAAATAGCCGCCGACTCGATTACGATGAGCGGAAAAAATTTCCGCTATATCGAAGCGGAAGGAAACATCACCGGAAAAAATATCGAAACGAAAATGGAGTTTACGTGCGCGAGTCTTTCGTATGACCGCCGGACAAAAATCGCAACGCTGAAAGACAATGTGCACCTTGCCGATACGGAAAACGGCGTATCGGTCGAAGCTCAGCTTATCGAGTATAATCAAAATACCGACATTGCACGAATTCAAATCGGTATAACGATCAAACAAAAAGACAATGTCTGTTCGTGCGCGTACGCCGTGTACCGCAAAAAAAATAAAATGCTCGAAATGAGCGGCAATGCCCGGATCACTCAAGGCGAAGATACTTTCCGTGCCCAACAGATTACGCTGAATCTTGATACGCAGGAGATAACCCTCGACGGCCGCGTCAAAGGTTCGGTCGTCGACGATAAAAGCGCCGAGCAGGATAAAGATACGAAAAAAGATTCCGCTGCCGGCATCGATACGTCGGACAAAGACGATGCCCCTTCGAGTGACGGGATGCCTTCCGGAAAAGAAGGCGGCGCGGATCGGAGCGGAGATGCGGAAAGCGGTGCAAACGCTTCGCCCGGCAAACGGAGGACGGATGGCTGA
- the lptB gene encoding LPS export ABC transporter ATP-binding protein: MADEMRHVLQVSSLYKSFGKKRVVQGIDFSMRTGEVLGLLGPNGSGKTTTFYMIVGFYRPTSGDVFLDQERITALPMYKRAKLGISYLPQEPSVFKKLTVEENIWAILETRRDLSFDEKKMRLEQLISEFDIGKIRAQQAITLSGGERRRTEIARSLAIEPKFLLLDEPFAGIDPIAVADIKGMIKLLSERGIGILITDHNVRDTLEITHRAIIISTGQIMMQGTKQEILNSSVAREIYLGKDFSM, encoded by the coding sequence ATGGCTGACGAAATGCGGCACGTACTGCAAGTTTCAAGTCTGTATAAATCCTTCGGCAAAAAACGCGTCGTGCAAGGCATCGATTTTTCAATGCGCACGGGCGAAGTGCTCGGTCTTCTCGGCCCGAACGGTTCGGGCAAGACGACGACCTTTTATATGATCGTCGGCTTTTATCGTCCGACTTCGGGCGATGTGTTTTTGGACCAAGAGCGGATTACGGCGCTTCCCATGTATAAGCGCGCGAAGCTCGGCATCTCGTATTTGCCGCAGGAGCCGTCCGTGTTTAAAAAGCTGACGGTCGAAGAAAATATTTGGGCGATCCTTGAAACGAGACGCGACCTTTCATTCGATGAAAAAAAGATGAGACTCGAACAGCTCATAAGCGAATTCGATATCGGAAAGATCAGAGCACAGCAGGCGATCACGCTTTCAGGCGGAGAGCGGCGGCGTACCGAAATCGCCCGATCGCTTGCAATCGAACCGAAGTTTTTGCTTCTCGACGAACCTTTTGCCGGTATCGACCCGATTGCGGTCGCCGATATCAAAGGTATGATCAAACTGCTTTCGGAGCGCGGCATCGGTATCCTCATTACCGACCACAATGTGCGCGATACGCTCGAAATCACACACCGCGCGATCATCATCAGTACCGGACAAATCATGATGCAGGGCACGAAACAGGAAATCCTTAATTCATCCGTCGCCCGCGAAATCTATCTCGGTAAAGATTTTTCGATGTAG